One window of Aspergillus oryzae RIB40 DNA, chromosome 3 genomic DNA carries:
- a CDS encoding dipeptidase (renal dipeptidase) — MDEKLETQPSYTGGSTCHPGPRGFRSFLRHWALAICFLLAGGWLFWSHSCHVRLVSIEERVENILAQTPLIDGHNDLPINIRKHYKNHIYGSNFTKPFADGTLEGDTDLPRLKQGLVGGTFWSVFVPCPKNWIDPLNRQDAPDPRMTIEQIDLMLRVQRAYPDIFSSPPNSTTALQAFREGKIISPLGIEGLHSIGNSFAHLRMFYELGVSYATLTHNCHNIYADAATVRGPGGSTRKSDPLWHGVSPLGKDLVYEMNRIGMIIDLAHVSEDTMRDVLGAGKDDWSGSRSPVIFSHSSAQALCAHPRNVPDDILTLVKERHSVVMVNFAPDFISCTASDHDDRLPDIDDEHATLERVVDHIMHIVDVAGIDHVGLGSDFDGMPTTARGLEDVSKFPGLIAELLRRGLNDEDAAKVAGANVLRVWREVDRVALEMQAEGAVPMED; from the exons ATGGATGAAAAATTAGAAACCCAACCCTCGTATACGGGAGGCTCAACTTGCCATCCGGGCCCAAGGGGCTTTCGGTCATTTCTCCGTCACTGGGCGCTGGCCATCTGCTTTCTCTTGGCCGGGGGCTGGTTGTTCTGGTCACACAGCTGCCATGTTCGCTTGGTCAGTATCGAGGAACGAGTGGAGAACATCTTAGCCCAGACCCCTCTGATCG ATGGCCACAATGACTTACCTATCAATATTCGGAAACACTACAAGAATCACATCTACGGATCCAACTTCACTAAGCCATTTGCTGACGGCACTCTAGAGGGTGACACGGACCTACCCCGTTTGAAGCAGGGGCTTGTCGGGGGCACGTTTTGGAGTGTTTTTGTGCCTTGTCCGAAGAATTGGATCGACCCTTTGAACCGCCAGGACGCGCCTG ATCCCCGAATGACTATCGAGCAAATCGATCTAATGCTGCGGGTTCAACGAGCTTACCCAGACATCTTTTCTAGTCCCCCTAACAGCACTACCGCTCTACAAGCATTTCGAGAAGGGAAAATCATCTCGCCTCTCGGGATCGAAGGTCTCCATTCTATTGGAAATTCTTTTGCCCATTTACGCATGTTCTACGAATTGGGAGTCTCATACGCAACTCTCACGCACAACTGCCACAACATCTACGCAGATGCAGCGACTGTCAGGGGGCCAGGTGGTAGCACTAGAAAGTCGGATCCTCTCTGGCACGGTGTGAGTCCGCTAGGGAAGGACCTAGTCTATGAAATGAACCGCATAGGCATGATTATTGATCTAGCTCATGTGAGCGAGGATACAATGCGCGATGTACTAGGCGCTGGTAAGGATGACTGGTCTGGCAGTCGATCACcggtcatcttcagccacagCTCAGCACAGGCGCTATGCGCGCATCCTCGCAATGTCCCTGATGATATTTTGACTTTAGTAAAAGAGAGACACTCGGTGGTGATGGTTAACTTTGCACCCGATTTTATCTCCTGCACAGCATCTGATCACGATGATAGACTGCCTGATATAGATGATGAACACGCGACTCTGGAGCGGGTTGTGGACCATATTATGCATATCGTGGACGTCGCCGGAATAGACCATGTCGGATTGGGCAGTGACTTTGACGGAATGCCAACTACGGCACGGGGCTTAGAGGATGTGTCGAAGTTCCCAGGTCTGATTGCCGAGCTTTTGCGGCGCGGTCTCAACGATGAGGATGCTGCCAAGGTGGCGGGGGCTAATGTCCTGCGGGTTTGGAGAGAGGTGGACCGGGTTGCTCTAGAGATGCAGGCTGAGGGTGCTGTGCCTATGGAagactga
- a CDS encoding uncharacterized protein (predicted protein), with protein sequence MGSEKTNIPVAESPRDVQTTLTFSKQNEDCSAPPPMYIGKPQSYNRPTTTLPATIHDISGHELEYTLDSHGFQFYSHESKVKDFLDEERVRAEYYPETEQLLHDVTGATRFCVFDHTVRQASQDWTTERDARGPVQRVHIDSSYAGAEARVRYHFPDEATELLKHRYQMISVWRPIKTILKDPLAVADAHSTPESDLFPVKIHFPDREVEGWAVKADPQLKWYYRYKQPPDMVTLIKLFDSKLDGRARRVPHTAFVNPATEHEAPRESIELRALIFHPDDPN encoded by the exons ATGGGCTCGGAAAAGACCAATATTCCTGTCGCCGAGAGCCCTCGAGACGTTCAAACCACGTTGACCTTCAGTAAACAAAACGAAGACTGTTCTGCTCCGCCTCCCATGTACATTGGGAAACCACAAAGCTACAATAGACCAACCACGACTCTTCCTGCAACGATCCATGATATTAGCGGCCATGAACTCGAATATACACTTGATAGCCATGGATTTCAATTCTATTCCCATGAAAGCAAAGTGAAGGACTTTCTTGACGAGGAGAGGGTTAGAGCAGAGTACTACCCAGAGACAGAGCAGCTGCTCCACGACGT TACGGGTGCCACTCGGTTCTGCGTCTTTGACCACACCGTCCGTCAAGCCTCACAAGACTGGACGACCGAGAGAGATGCCCGTGGTCCTGTCCAACGTGTCCACATCGACTCATCTTACGCCGGAGCCGAGGCTAGAGTCCGCTACCATTTTCCCGATGAAGCAACAGAGCTTCTCAAGCACCGCTACCAGATGATCAGCGTCTGGCGTCCGATCAAGACCATTTTGAAAGACCCACTGGCCGTCGCAGATGCGCACTCCACGCCGGAATCGGATCTTTTCCCTGTCAAGATTCATTTCCCTGACCGAGAAGTGGAGGGGTGGGCCGTGAAAGCTGATCCACAACTCAAGTGGTACTATCGCTACAAACAACCTCCGGATATGGTCACTTTGATCAAACTTTTCGATTCGAAGCTTGACGGTAGGGCGCGCCGGGTGCCCCATACTGCTTTTGTGAATCCCGCGACAGAGCATGAGGCACCTAGGGAGAGTATCGAACTGAGAGCACTCATCTTTCATCCTGATGATCCTAATTAA
- a CDS encoding NAD(P)/FAD-dependent oxidoreductase (predicted protein): MFKHARECGARTFDGVKVQSVKFSQTFCLDEKESGEQAHLGKPVSASWVRKDKTTGSIKFQYLVDASGRAGLISTKYMKNRKFNEGLKNVASWGYFEGFEMYGVGTVAEGCPYFASFPDGSGWVWFIPLGENKVSVGVVMEQKSATAKKKLMESPSSREWLLTQAKEAPGIGDLLAKATLVSDVKSASDWSYTASTYATTNIRIVGDAGCFIDPLFSSGIHLALTGAFSAAATICSSIRGDCSEKSAADWHSKRIQEAYARFLLVVASTYGQITGKEAAILNDEGESDFDSAFELIRPSK, encoded by the exons ATGTTTAAACATGCCCGAGAATGTGGCGCGAGGACCTTCGACGGGGTCAAGGTCCAATCTGTTAAATTTTCGCAGACATTCTgtctggatgagaaggagagtggCGAGCAAGCCCATCTTGGAAAGCCAGTCTCTGCTTCCTGGGTTCGCAAAGACAAGACCACCGGCAGCATTAAGTTTCAATACCTGGTGGATGCCTCCGGGCGAGCAGGCCTGATCAGTACTAAATACATGAAAAATCGTAAGTTCAATGAAGGACTGAAAAATGTTGCTTCTTGGGGTTACTTTGAGGGGTTTGAAATGTACGGAGTCGGCACTGTTGCTGAAGGTTGTCCCTATTTTGCAAGCTTTCCAG ATGGATCGGGCTGGGTATGGTTCATCCCCCTAGGGGAGAATAAAGTCTCCGTGGGAGTCGTCATGGAACAAAAAAGCGCCACTGctaagaagaagctgatggagtccccttcttctcgcgaATGGCTTTTGACGCAAGCCAAGGAGGCGCCTGGGATAGGCGATCTTCTTGCAAAGGCCACTCTTGTGTCCGACGTGAAGAGTGCTTCCGACTGGTCCTACACTGCATCCACCTATGCAACTACGAATATCCGGATCGTTGGAGATGCTGGGTGTTTTATTGACCCACTCTTTTCATCGGGGATTCACCTTGCGCTCACTGGGGCTTTCTCGGCCGCAGCAACTATCTGCTCCTCAATTAGGGGCGACTGCTCTGAGAAGAGTGCGGCGGACTGGCATTCGAAGAGAATCCAAGAGGCGTACGCAAGGTTTTTGCTCGTGGTCGCGAGCACATATGGGCAGATCACCGGAAAAGAAGCAGCGATTCTCAATGACGAGGGCGAGAGCGACTTCGACAGTGCTTTCGAATTGATCCGTCCTAGTAAGTAG
- a CDS encoding uncharacterized protein (predicted protein): MGQITLYYSPGACSLAPHILLQESGLEFSIHKEKTGQFTPALYALNPKGKIPVLALDNNEIITENPAIMNAISTLVPEKGLFGKTPWDTVRVHEWLTWLSGTLHGQGFGLLFRFRRYTDDEGQFEGLKKRGMAIVTDCFQIIEQKLTQAGPGGFAVGGVFTAVDAYFHTWSPFNPNCRHY, encoded by the exons atgggcCAAATAACCCTCTACTACTCCCCAGGAGCCTGTTCCTTAGCGCcccacatcctcctccaagaaAGCGGGCTTGAATTCTCCATCCATAAAGAGAAAACGGGCCAATTCACACCAGCCCTCTACGCTTTGAACCCTAAAGGCAAAATCCCCGTCCTTGCCCTCGACAACAACGAAATCATAACCGAGAACCCAGCGATCATGAACGCGATCTCAACTCTCGTGCCTGAGAAAGGCCTATTCGGAAAGACGCCTTGGGACACTGTCCGGGTGCATGAATGGTTGACGTGGCTCTCGGGTACCCTGCACGGGCAGGGCTTCGGGTTGTTGTTTCGATTCCGCCGGTAcacagatgatgaggggCAGTTTGAGGGGCTGAAGAAGCGGGGGATGGCCATCGTGACGGATTGTTTTCAGATTATTGAGCAGAAGTTGACTCAAGCCGGTCCTGGTGGTTTTGCTGTGGGGGGTGTATTTACGGCGGTTGATGCttattt TCACACATGGTCGCCGTTCAATCCAAACTGTAGGCATTACTAG